ATCCACTcttcctgttttcattcataaacTCGGTCAGCCTCACAGCTGCTTTGCTTTTTGCTCTGACTCTCTAGGTCTCGTCTCTCTGCCCCACACCATCCAAGTCAGATCCATCAAACATGCCGTGACTAAAGTGAAATAAAGCTGTACGGCGTCCTGCATCCATCTACTGACGCATCTTAAAAGTGTAGCCTGGCAGACAGATGATTAGTCCTGCTAAGATTTGATCCCTTTTTTCATGcatcttcatttgttttccatttgaGCCAGTTGTTGGCTTTGTTTCAGGAAAATAGCTATTtatcttaaaatgaaaatgtttttcatctgGTTTGCTGGTTAAATAAATTTAACtcgtggggaaaaaaaacatcatttcaATTTCATTCTAAAGTTACAGTCTTATTTCTgtcagctagctagctagctagcttagATTAGCATAACGGTTATTTAAGCATGGGACGCAGCTAGCCTGGCTCTCCCACAAGGTTAGAAATACACCTACCAGCACTCAACACACTCACTGACATGGTCAATTTCTATCATTAAATAGATGAAAAAACGTGTTAAttattaaaagttgttttattcaGAGATAATTTGAATAGCTATTTTATTGCTGTTTTGGTCACTCGCCCATtagaacaaatataaaaacattatttaaatgataGTCAGCAGATGTAGTTCTTTTTGGACAGATTCAGGCTTAGCTTCATATTTGAAGTCGGACATGAGAGGGGTATCATTCTTCTCCTCTTGGCAGGAAAGTGGCTAAGTGCTTTCCCCAAATGTCACAGTATTCATTTAAAAGGACGATGGAGACAAATGAAGGGAAGATggggctttttcttttctcccccgTCAGATGGCCTGAAGGAGACAAGCCTCTCAAACAATGACAGCCTGTTGATGCAATCAACCACAAAGAAAGAGGAACACAGACTCTTCATCCTTTAAGAGATAACCACTTGGGggtgagtggaggggggggggggggggggactgttcacaaacttttaaaaacctcaAAAGAAATGATCACTCAATGCTAATATATCCTCTGATGTCACAAAACAGTTAACCCCACTGTGATGGGATTTGACcttctaatcttttttttttttttttttttttacatctggcCATCCTCAAGTTTTCCTACTTCTCTATCGCCCTAAATGTTCCCATCATGCTCTCCCATGTGACCTTCACCGTCGGGATCAATGGCAGATTAGCTGATGATGAAATTTAACCAACTTGTTACCCAGAAATCACTTCTTcaatgactctctctctcctcagtccTCCTTAACTCTCACATGTCAGTCAGCAGCTGTGAACACTGTAATCTGACAGTTTTGATTACCattagatacacacacacaacatgctgttAACAGATTACACAGCAGGAAAAGGAGCACACAAACAGTAACAGATCTTCTGGTGCACAACCGCAAAAAGACtgacaagaaaacagaaaagtcagcacactcaaTGCCCTTTAAAGTTGTATCATCTGGGTCTGCCTTTATCAGCATTGCCAACGCTTAACAGAGATTACAGAGTTATACACTGGTAATATTTAGGTTCTGTGATTAGGTTTTCAAAGGTTCAATGTCAAGGTTTTGTCTTACTCTTTCCAAATCACTGAAAATACAGATTAAACACACATGTGGCACATGTTTAGTAATGAGAACATTTAAAATTGTTAGTGCCCCATCTTATCAGGAATTTAGGGGCAAAACTGCTATTCAAGACTTTTAAAGCTGTTGCCACGGTTCTTGTAGTAACTGGTGGTTTGTTGATTTATAAAGACCTGAATCAGAGATGAAAACGTGCGTCCATCATCTGGCATAAATAAACCACAAACACGCCCCGAATCAACAGTCAGTTGTGATTTAGTTTCAAGTTTCATCATCAGTATTCTCAGAAGTTAAAGAGGCCCAACGTTAAGTGTTTAGGTCATTGGACAATCAACAGTGTGATTAAACATTTCAGGACAACTGCGATCCAAATAAGCATGATGTCGTCGGtttatctgttgtttgtgtCCATGTTCAAAATACTGGAAGTCTGTGCTTCTAAAGGGTGAAGAAACCCAGAGGCAGAGAGGACTAAAGAATGGTGGAACACATTATTGGGGACTTGAAAAAGACAGCATACGTCAGTAAATACACTGTTAAAATAAATGAGCAGCTGTGAATGAAGAagcttctttttaaatatttgagagaaatggagggaggagggagggtaATTTGGGTCTGTAAACATAATGATGACTTTGTTCGGTTACAGTAGAGAAACCCCCATCTTTTAATACTATCAGTGACAGAACTTCCATAGCTGTCTATGATTTgcaaaacacactgaaatgagGTTCAACTGGTCCTGCTGATTATTTTGTCAAAGCTTGGAAGGAATACTCTTACATTTGTATTAAATTAACATGCTTGTCCCGTGACTGTATGCTAAATTTAAAGCAACAGCAAGCAACAGTTACCCTAAATCTCACTTAACTGTTGGTACCAAACAGAAATGTACCAACAATAATCTGTTGTTTTGAATTGATTTAAATATGTGGAACTATTCCTTTAAATCCACCACTCTAAAGCGATAGCACTTTTGGAACATCCCAGACCATTGAGTCTAATTGCATTCCCATAAACACAGCAAGAGCTTTTCAGATCAAAGTCTGCAGAAGCCTGAGCGTGATGGTGTGAGCGCTGCACACAGTTTGGATGTGGTCCAGTGTGGGACAGACGCTCTGATTGAGGAGTACGAGCTGAATCAGGACCGTCTGACAGGCTGAGACAAAGGCTTGGTTCAACCTCGTgaggagaaaaggggggggtggggggtaatGCTAATGTACTGAGATagtgaaggagggagagaggagaaggggaCGCGGGTAATTCATTAGGGTCAGTGGGTCGCATTCTCTCATAGTATCAGATGACATCACCGAAAAGTCAAAGTAGCACTTAGCAATGCATGATGAAGAGGCTTTTATTGCACGGGGAGGCCGATGCTCCGTTGTGtgtgccctgtgtgtgtgtgtgccctgtgtgtgtgtgtgtgtgtgtgtgtgtgtgtgtgtgtgtgtgtgtgtgtgtgtgtgtgtgtgtgcagtcagaCTAGACATATAAGCAGACAAGACCCCAGCACCTTGAGACTAAACatagaaacaaaagaaacaaggtaaaaacaaatgaatcctGGCTGTGTGATCAATCGGGTCTGAGCTTTCaatcttcagtgtttgtgttctttttcaCCGCTGTATATAtgctcaagtgtgtgtgtgtgtgtgtcgcctGACTGCGGGTGGCCACGGCCTCCTGACTGCAGCCAGTGGGGGGGAGATGTATGTTTGTGCAGGAGCCCTGAGGGAACATCAGATGAGGTGAGGAAAGGACGAAGGATGGGAAGCTCATTTTTAAAGGAGACAGTGGAAGACATATGAGGAGAGTGGAAggagaaggaaaggagaggaggaacaatGATGTGTCCTTTTTCCCAAGGGAGTGCTTCATTTCAGGTTCATGCACTTACGAGTGTGCAGGAAGGGCATTAAACAGACGAGCAGGGAAAGTcatgcagaggaggaaacaagaaTATCCACACCGTTCATATCTGATCCATGAAGCACATAACTCTCGCCCCAAACTGACCCCAACTGTCTACTCTTTCCTCTTTCCATGACTCCTCCTCTCACCTCAGTCCTTCTCCTCTGCTCGCTCGTTCACTCTATCCTCCCTCGCTCACTCTGTTTTTACATCCCCTCTCCGGCACTCTGAGTCAGCACACCAGCCCCTGCTTGGCTTTTAGCCATATCAACCCTCTACGGGGGCAACACAACCTTTCATTAAGATAAAAGCtcaggcagacacacacgcacacacgcacatatacacacacaaccatCACACTTGTATATTGCCTGGTGACTTTGGAGGACATGAATGGATTGACTCTGTGCTGCAACCACTGGGAGTACTCCTGCTCACATCTTCCTCCATGCTTTGATTAAGTGACACATTAAGGGAGAAGCAGATTAGGTGGACTGGAAATAAAAatgagatttaaaatgttccaaGTGAAACACAAAATCAAGACCATCTCACTGAGAGTTCATGCTCTCTCTTATCTGCAGACTGAGAGAGGAACCATTGCAGGGGCAACGAGGACATGAGGGAGTAGCCGGGACACAGAGACGGACACTGGCAGCATGttctctggcttctctccacAGTCGGACATTGATCTTCATGGATGTAAATGACTGTCTTCTCCACCTCCCTAACCCCCTCCGATAGTGTAATGTGTTCAGATCCCTCCCCACATTCGACCACCAGAGGACAAATCTAAACACAGAAACCCTGGCTGGTGAAGTAGTAAACCTCAGAATAAATAATGGGTCTACAAACAGAGCTGGCAGGCTCTTTCTTTGAAAGCTTTAAGGCTATTTTTGTATCggactgtataaaaaaatactgctgtggggagggagggagggaggtagggGCTGAATCTTGTGGTTTAATTACTGAAAAGCTTTTCCAAAAGTACAAACATTTGAACGGCCTTTCCTTCATCTTTGGAAGACTCATTCTCCATTAATATCTTAAAATAGCACAACAGGTTTTAACTGGTGCAACAAGTTAGATCATAAAGACTTAAAAGGAATAAAAGACATTGTGCAACATTTAAATCTTTGCATGTTAGTGGAAAGTACTCATCCACATCACATCCATCAAATACCAAATTAGAAATTATGGTTTGCAAAGAATGCTTAATCAAtacttaaaggcttaatatgcgattttcacacttaaatgtaatagaaatgaagtatatcctctgaaaataactctgtgagtcatgactgtctacaatgggtgtaacacccgagtcccactgtctgtgatgttttcagagtcctatcttcactttgtttacatcgccaggatggccagctgactcctcccctcgtgtataaaagttgtttaattgagggactaccTCCCCACCTTAAAATCTCATTGACCACCCCAGATTCCACCCCAAATTTCTTAACTATGATTGGTCCTTTGCCTTGCCAGAGGTGGGACCTAAGTTGAGATCCACcattcaggctgtgttgcaacaggcagctcatagttttattttttaaagtaaaaaaatttactttttgtttttattttggatgtaaatatttgttttagtcCTTAAAGAATTTAGCCTAAAAGATGAATATGTTGCCGTTATCTTGTGTTGTTTCAAAGTGGATGTGATtagtgcagacagaaggggtAAATAAATGCTCTTTATGCATGTGGGTGCTCACAAAATTCAGGCTACCCCTGCACAAGTCTGTGCCCCCAcaaaagtctggacacacccctgctgGCATAGAAGAGTATAAGTAATAATACCTCATTTGagttaaacttaaaaaaaacaaaacattacattATTTTTCCAGATCAATAGAGCTCTCAGAGTACATTAAAGAATCTATACAAGGATGTGCTTTAATAAGAAACTTAGTTTGaacttgtgtgtatttttttctttaggcATTAtaattgaaaacatgttttttttttcatcctctgcTTCTGCACTGTCACTGTGACAGCATGATTGATGCTGATGCATGATGATGAAATCTTCACACCATTTCTTTTCCTGGAAACAGTTAAGAAATTGCACAGAAGCTGGTTTCAAAACCTTCTTGCtaatttatttcttgttttctacagaactttatttcctcttctttaaCAACCTGCAACAGTTATTATTAGTTTACAAAATCTCATTCTGTGCAAtcataaaaacaatgtaatcTAAAGTCCttccttgtctctgtctctctctttacaaCACGTACTCAGACAAACAGTGCGTGTGATTGATGAAAATTCCTTTGCTCAAGAGGACATCTAACAGTGTGACCACCTGCTGGGGAGgcagagcggggggggggggcaatcccTGAGGGGACGGTCAGTCAGACACAGAGGAGTCATGGTTTGctaatgtgtgtgcgtgtgagtgagtgaatgcCAGGCagcatttaaaaatcaaaatggacTTACACTCTAATGTTCATAAAAGTTTCCCTTTCCTCCACTGTGCTGGCTCTGATCCAGAGCGCTGATAAATCAAAGATCTGTTGTCACCCACCCAGCCATCTCACTGTCCATTACAGCAGCCAGATCCTCGGCTCACTTCCTATCACCATCCTATTGTTCCTGCACAGGAACCGCTCCATCACATTATAAGGATGTTAggtaagaggaaaaaaatctgacttcctgtttgccCAAGGCATACAGATCGGGTGTCAACCCCTCTGTCGTCCAAAAACCATCACACTGCTTTCCGTCcgtcatccccctctctgagCTCTCGGGGGGGAATGATCTTATAAATGTGTCTAAGTGACAGCTAACATCTGCTCAAATAAACAGGGAGAGTCTAGACATCTTGGAGATGTCCAAGGATTTAAGCAGACACATTAAATATTCTCAAAGATATTttggatgactttttttttcattttggttgGGAACACTACAAGTTGCTGGAGATATTACTAGATCAATTTGTATGAAACATAAAGGAGTCACTCACTCATTTTTCTCCAGCTGTAGTGTGAGCTCGTGGCCCTCAGCTGTGATCTGAACCTGTGCCTCTGCAGGATGCTGGGGGGAAACAGCGAACACAGATTAACAAGCAGAAGATGAGCCATGTCAACAATTTAACACAATCAGtgattttatcttttaaaataatcttGAAAGTGAAATAGACAGAGACAGTCAGCCTCACCTCTTTGTTGGCAGACCTCCTGTGTCTGTGAGGATGCAGCCATGTGGCAGAAGTAATCTCATAACTCTGTACTTGTTCAAGGATGCTCCTTAGTGAAGCCTGCTTCTTTTCTCCTAAGATTAAACcgaaaaaaaagaggtgaaacTTCACAATTTATCtacaaattaaaagaaacagGCTATTTCTGTGATTtccatttaaaacaataacattgcCATCATGCATGCTCAGTAACAATACATATTGAATTTGAACACCTAAAAATACATTCTAGTACAATGCGATATCGATCCACCTTTCCTAAGTCATGTAAAAACATATTCCAGTCCCCTGTCCATAAAAACACTCACCATTGTAAACAGCGCCTTCAGCAGCCTCCACACAGAGCAGGAGAActagcagacagagagaggactgCACAGCgtcgagaggaggaggacgcaCTCCCGGACGCATTCTAACAACCAGCAGCTCCAAATCAATCCTTTAAAGTGAGACATGAAAAGGCAGTAAACCGGCCGGGCTGTTCCACACGAGGCGGACGTACAGGCTGCAGCCGGCGGGGTGACGTCGCGATGCGCTGCCGCTCCTCGTCTGAATGAGATGCTGTGCAGACCGCAGGGCGCACATCTCTCCGTTTCATTTCCAACCCCTCCCCTTCATCAGCTCACACACAGGCGCACGGAGACGAACAGTGATGTGAGGCAAGCCGAGCAAAGGATATGATGAAAAAGTGTACGGGAGAGAGAATCACGGTTACACAAGCCCAATGTTGAAAATGCAAAGATGTGATCTAGAGACTCATACTAAAACATGGAACTCATAGGATATTAGGCTACAGAGGGAAAACgcaaataatatttttttatatgaagttgattttttaaatctccttATCGCCATTTAACGAGGAATCACCTCCAGATTACCTAGTGTGATGTTTAAGGACTACATGTATATAATCAGTTCTTAAAGGGGCACTCCATCAATTCATTATCATACTTCTACAGAGAAGGTGGACTCACAAGTGATACATAAACTAATGGTTGTCTAAAATTAAACTACTTCAACCTGATTTATTAGACCTAAAGATCTTTCAGAGAATGTGCAGACATCAAACAACACTTCACACTTGGTATATGAATGGGGttatttacttctgatggtcactacacagcagtctctaccatcagtgtgtgaatgtgtaggtgtgacctgcagtgtaaaataactttgagtggtcagaatactagaaaataaatatacaagcttaTTTACCAATTTATAAAGCTGCAAATTAAACCAGCTTTGAAAATATCCTGCGTTGGTCCAAGATGGATATcccaacatttaaatcaaacttaGCTGCTCATGCTCTGTTAAATGTCTGGTTTGTTATTCAGGGAGTGACAACAAATGAAAACTGTATATCTGCTTTAAATTCAGATAAATTCATTGGATTATGTTCATGGATTTTAAATGGTTGCGTCTGAAAATAACAGTGGTGTTGCTGCATTTCTGCTCCAGTTTCACAAACAGTAGCCCAATGGGCTTTAGTTGAATCCCTGCATGTAAACACATGCTGCCTTTAAATAACTGCACCACTCGCCCCAACACACTCAAAGTTTTTAATACTACAGGGCCACATGTCGAGTCACCGTATGTGTCCAGTCTGGCATGGGCCCAAGTAAGTCAATGTCAAAGAACTTCAACAACCAGGAGGGCTTGTTTTGTAATAAAGACGACTTCTTATAACAGGTAAAATCATTTGATCCCTAATGCAAACAGATGAGGTGAATCCTGGTTACATAAAGTACAGTACACAAGCAACAGGCTTCTAACAAAGTCACTAAACCAAAAATAAGGCTCTAATACCCGACAGTAACCGAGCCTACTACAGTAACTAAATACAGTAAGCTTCTGCCACTTGAATCCTCCAGCAGCCATTCATACTGAGCGGGTCATTTATAAGTGTGAGGATAAATATTCCACAGAGCACATGTCAGGAGGATAGAGTGTATGCAGGGTGTGTGAGGTATTCTTAGCACTGATGACAGTACCGGCCACTGAATCCATTCACATCTCTAAATGGTTTACTGTCTGTAAGATAGGGTACTACTCGTCCTGCCAAGGTATTGGTTTCTGCTTTACTCTGCTTATTTTTACCTCAGAGTGACACACCCTTTTTACTACAAGTTTCAGAAAGGCATCCTGAATCTCTAAAAATCCAACATTTAGAAACTCAGCTCGTTTAAAGAAGAGTCACATagatgtaaaaatacaaaaaaatggagCCAAAAATGATCAAGATCAACATGCTGACAGTTTAAAGGCTTGTAGTACTCTACGTGACTCAGGATTTTATATGAGGATATAGTTTTTGGAAAATTAACTGTAGGAGAGTTGTATGCACTAGCTGTGTGAGGAGTTTACAGACGTCTGAGTTTGACTTTGTTCAGTATAAAACTGCTGTGCATGTGCACAACATTCATTccataaagataataaaaatcTTCATATCTGCTTCACTTTGAACATGACAGATGCCTTCACGCAATGTCAGCAGAAAAGCTTCTGCTTGAAGAGCGTGATGGGAGTTTAAACATGAAAGTCAGCATTTGTTCCAGCTGCAGGAGAGTTAAACCTCAAAGTCAGTCATCAAAGCTTAAAGGACTCCAACATTCATAGGCATGAAGTTTGACAGTCAGTGAATTTGTTCAATGTTCAGTATTTCCTCCCACAGTGCAGAAGTTGTTAGCAGTTGTCGGCCTCCAGGATGTCGCTGTGTTCCTCCCAGAACTGATCTCCGATGATATCAGTGTGGTAGGACTGAACCTTCCGCCTGCTGCGAGTCACAGGcacttccttctcctcttcattTGGTAGCTTCAAGCGTTTGACGATAGTTTCATCTCGCTGGACACAAGAAACAAGAAACTCAATTATTCAAAGAAAGAGCACAAATTTAGAAAAATACCATATCTGTCATATTTGTTTATCTCAGCTGTatggaaatgtgactttttaatCTGACACCATCAACACAACAGGAAGTCACTGCActccacatttaaaaataaacatgatcagTGCTGGTAACACATCTGTcatgaagaagaaatgtttatgaattcattaaaaaaacaaagttcattCTAATGGCGGTAACGTTTCAttataacttgtgtttttctaaacATGGAGGGCAACACTTCCTTCATTTCACAGTGGTATGAACATCGATCTACAGAGgactgcttaaaaaaataaaaaaaaactttttgtctAGTTATATTATATGCTTTAGATTCAGGATGAAACCCTGACGTCACAGAGCCTGAATGGCGGCCGCTCCAAATCTGTGGAGCAGTCTACTGGTTAACATCTCAACAGCAACCTCCATTCATAATTCCAATCCAATCATCcgtcataataataataataataacaataacaacaacaacaacaacaacaacaacaacaacaacaacaataataataataataataaaaaagaacaataacaacaataataataacaataatgtgTGAAATCTGACCCCAGTGTTGTCAGCTTCCCCTAAGTTAAGCGCATAGTGATTGGATATTTACTAGCAGGAAGGAGTTTCCTTATCCCAGTTCATGGACTctcaggcacacacaaacagagaagatgtTGTAGAAAGACGATGAATGGAAGCGTGTTGACCTAGAATACCTCCATTCACAAGCGTGCATTGAACCATGGACGCCGTACAGAATCGTTCAATATTAGATTGAGTATTGGTGCATCGGCAATGGCATGTACACTGctttcaaaatgcattgtgggatactaTGATACAACTTTGTGGGGTAAAATAAATCTCACTCATACATTGGGACAGCGACCCCCCCCCAGTGATGTCACTGTCACACCTGTCTGCAGCTCACCTTCTCCCAGATGAGCGCGGTGCCTTTCCTGTGCAGGGCAGCTTCTTTGTTGTAGTTAATGTCAAACTCAGTGAACAGGATCTCATTTTTGTCTGCAGCTAGTGTACCCTAGAGGGAGACAGAACACAGTTACACATAAGATGTAAATACAGAGATCAGTTCAAACAAGATGCCTCACTGGGTCACAGGACTCATCTTCCTCTAAGtcagaacaaaacaataatagaacCTATCGGGGCtatttgtcaaagaaaacaaattaagataaacttaaaaacaaaccacataAACTCAACAAACAGCCACTGATGCACCACTCTAGTTAGATCGATCGCAGGCAATATTTTCAACGTCCAGTCGGGACTCActgtttcttcatttcattcagatcatcacaaacaaacatttcattgaCCTGCTAAAAAACCTGTGTCCATCAGGTGACACACCTGAGACCTTTAAAGGGTTCCTATCAACCCAAGGGCTTGGCAAGGTGAATTccacttgtggctcctttcccacatgtcattcctgactctctctttccctgatttcacactctatccactgtcctgtctctccagtaAAGGCACTAATTCAgctgacgctatacaaataaaaaattgattgattaaatgacaaaaagctccaaaataaatattttttttaaaaaagggttcCTATCAACCCAAGTGCTTGGCAAGGTGTCCACTGCCCCCTGGTGTTTATCtccaataaaaataaactactgtttgttttttcattgtaAATGATTAAACTGTTGTCTTAGATATAGTTCTACCTTAACCCAGTTTACAGAGCTCATACATTCACTGTTAAGAAGTTCCTTAAAAGATAAATGATTGTTTAGATTATTATATTGCCCATAATATCAGAGAACAATTAGCCTCGATCACATAGCAGCATGTAGCAGCACCTAAATATTCAATCATGTCTTCAATCCTCCTTTGgagaattattattttgatcAATCTGACCCGGCATAATTaatgtgaggagtttttatctgTGTGTTAAACAGAGTGAATTTGATGATGATGCATTTGACCTACAGAAGCAAACAGGACCATGAGGAATCACATTGATTATTTCTAGAGTTGTTTTGAATTCCTGTCTCTGCAGCCATGCAGGACAAAAGTGAAACATCTTCATAGTAGATTTAAGTATAGTTCATTAATCTTAGTTAACCTAAGTTTTGCTCTCACCTTTAAGCGCTCTTCTGCCTGGACTGTGGTGAGTCCTCCCTTCTGGACTAACGTCCAAAACACTGTGTTGTACAAATTATTAACGTGAcctaaaagacacaaaatgcaCGCTTTCAGTCCGGCCTCCTTCACCCTGGTCAGTTCAAAGAACACATTCTgctccttttaaaatgtttgatcaaaGTATGCACTTACAATCTGCTTGCCTCCAGCTAAGGTAATCCCTGAGGTTGCGGTTGCTAGGATACAAGACCACACGTCCATCAAAGCCTGGAGGGTACAAGAGAGGCTGTTCCCCAAAATAGTCCTTCCAATAAAACACATAGGAGGAGGAGAACTGGGAGGCCACGTGGGTCATGAGCTTACTGCCAGATGAAAtagagatcagagatcagaaGACAGAATTCATTCAAAATCATGACATTCATGTTCTGTTGTCAAACTCAAAATACCTGGCTCTCCTCTTAAACCATGTGGAGGTCCTCTTGAAGACAAAGCTGAACTCGTCACTTTGACCATAAGCGATGACGATATCCTCGAGTTCCTCCATGACAGAGTGTGCACTCCTGGTCATCAGACCCAGGGCTCTGTTGTCATTGGGCTTTGTAAACGTGTGCTGCTCTGCaaacctgaaagaaaaacagacaaaggagTGAAGAAAGGCAGCAGGGTTTCACACCACATGTTTCTTTACAGAGATCACAAATGCtttggaataaaaataaaataaaaatagactCACTTGTGGAAATTGCGCCCATCGAGTCTCACAACAATGTAGCAGTTTCTCAGACAGGTGTCATCTGTTTCAAAGTTGCGGACATACTCAAACTTGCTCTTGGCCATGTTTCTGGACTTTGTATGAAGACAGGCAAAGGATCCAACAACACCCACAGAGCTGATACATTCAACAAATCTGCAGGCCTTTCCAATCAGCATTAGTTCctaaaaagaaacatcaagaacaacacaaatattttaacattCACACGGCTGAAATGTTTCACATAAAACAATTTAACTACTTTATTAGTGTTTTATTAGAATCAAACTACAATTCATGTCTGATCTCATTAAAGAATAATAAGTTTCCATGTT
This is a stretch of genomic DNA from Labrus bergylta chromosome 9, fLabBer1.1, whole genome shotgun sequence. It encodes these proteins:
- the thg1l gene encoding probable tRNA(His) guanylyltransferase isoform X1, whose product is MLTLVSLRQISLTDCTQTNVSEELMLIGKACRFVECISSVGVVGSFACLHTKSRNMAKSKFEYVRNFETDDTCLRNCYIVVRLDGRNFHKFAEQHTFTKPNDNRALGLMTRSAHSVMEELEDIVIAYGQSDEFSFVFKRTSTWFKRRASKLMTHVASQFSSSYVFYWKDYFGEQPLLYPPGFDGRVVLYPSNRNLRDYLSWRQADCHVNNLYNTVFWTLVQKGGLTTVQAEERLKGTLAADKNEILFTEFDINYNKEAALHRKGTALIWEKRDETIVKRLKLPNEEEKEVPVTRSRRKVQSYHTDIIGDQFWEEHSDILEADNC
- the thg1l gene encoding probable tRNA(His) guanylyltransferase isoform X2, whose amino-acid sequence is MLTLVSLRQISLTDCTQTNELMLIGKACRFVECISSVGVVGSFACLHTKSRNMAKSKFEYVRNFETDDTCLRNCYIVVRLDGRNFHKFAEQHTFTKPNDNRALGLMTRSAHSVMEELEDIVIAYGQSDEFSFVFKRTSTWFKRRASKLMTHVASQFSSSYVFYWKDYFGEQPLLYPPGFDGRVVLYPSNRNLRDYLSWRQADCHVNNLYNTVFWTLVQKGGLTTVQAEERLKGTLAADKNEILFTEFDINYNKEAALHRKGTALIWEKRDETIVKRLKLPNEEEKEVPVTRSRRKVQSYHTDIIGDQFWEEHSDILEADNC